The DNA segment TTAAATTCTCTTTCTGTTTCTCTCCTTAATGTCTTTTCTGCTATAGCCTCACGTTTGTCGTAGAGTTTTTTACCCTTAGCTACAGCAATCTCTACTTTAACCAACCCATTCTTCAGGTATACTTTTGTTGGTACCAGAGTAAAACCTTCCCTTGAGGTATACCCTACAAGCTTTGATATTTCTCTTCTGTGAAGCAATAATTTCCTTGGCCTCAAGGGGTCTTTATTAAAAATATTACCCTTTTCATATGGACTTATATGCATATCATACAGGATTACTTCACCATTTTCAACTTTTGCATAACTATCCCTTATATTAACCTTACCCATGCGGATAGATTTTACTTCTGTACCCGAAAGTACAATACCCGCTTCATAGGTTCCTTCAATAAAATAATCATGAAAAGCCTTTTTATTCTGGGCAATAATCTTTATATCTTCTATATGGATTACCCCCTTATCATGCATACTATATTATAACAGGGTTAAATATTTTGTCAAGGGTTATTATCTTTACTGATCTTCCAGCACAAAATCTATTTGCCTTCTTGGTACGTTTACAGCAGATACTGTAACCTTAACCTTGTCACCGATTTTAAAAATCCTCCTGGTGTGTTCTCCTACCAGGATATGCTGATCATCCATATAGTGATAATAATCATCCTTCAAGCTGCTCAAAGTTACCAGACCTTCTACTGTATTCTGAAGCTCTACAAAAAAGCCAAAGTTGGTCACGCCGGATATTACCCCATCAAAGGTCATACCTATCTTGTCTTTCATATAGACTGCCTTTTCCAGGTCATCGCAGTCACGTTCTACAGACTGTGCGACTCTCTCCATCTCCGAGCTTACCTTAGCTATTTTCTCCAGTACCTTTTCATAGAACCTTACCCTTTTTTCATCCATCCTGCCATTGATTATATCCTTGATGATCCTATGGACCTCTAGGTCTGGGTATCTCCTTATCGGTGACGTAAAATGTGTATAATAATTTACCGCCAGAGCAAAGTGAGGAGCATGTTCGTTGGAATATCTCGCCTGTTTTAAGGACCTTAGAAGCAGGGTACTTATAACCAGTTCCTCGGGCGTATCCTTGACCTTATTTAATAGCTCCTGAAGTGCCCTTGGATGTATTTCGCCACTGGCCAGGCCCTTCAGACCAAGTCCAAAGTTGCGGATAAACCTATTAAAATCCATCAGTTTTTCAATGTCTGGATTTTCATGTATCCTGTATATAAATGGAAAACGCAGCCAGAATACATGTTCAGCAATGGTTTCATTGCATACCAACATAAATTCCTCTATTATCCGGTGAGCTATATTTCTTTCACGTTTTTTTATATCCACCGGGCATCCATTTTCGTCAAGTATAACCTGGGTTTCCGGAATTTCAAATTCTATGCTCCCCCTCTTAAGCCTTTTCCTGTTTAGTATAAGAGCAAGTTCCTTCATAAGCTTGAAATCATCTACAAGATAATCATATCTTGTCATTAAGTCTTTGTCTTCTTCCTCGAGGATCTTATATACCTGGGTATATGTCATCCTCTCCTTGCTCTTTATAACACTCTCCTTTATGTCATATTTCACCACGTTGCCCTTATTATCTATTTCCATAATACAGCTCAATGTAAGCCTTACCTCACCTGGTTTCAAACTGCACAGGCCATTGGATAGCTTAAAAGGCAGCATGGGTATAACACGTCCCGGTATATATATACTAGTACCACGCTTCCTTGCCTCTTTATCAATGGCAGATTTTTCTTTTACATAGTGCGACACGTCTGCTATATGCACACCCAAGAGATAGTTGCCATTGTCCAATCTTTTTATGGAAACTGCATCATCAAAATCCTTGGCATCTTCCCCATCAATCGTTACAATTTTTTCGTCCCGCAGGTCAAGCCTCCCAGCAATATCTTCATCTTTGATATTATCTTCAATAGCCTCAGCCTGCTTTATCACCCTCTCAGGAAACTCCACCTCAATGTCGTACATCATGATGATGGCCATTATTTCTGTGTCAATGTCATTTTCATCTCCCAACACCTTCACGATACGCCCCTCGGGATTTCTTCGAGGCTCTGGATACCTTGTTATCTCAGCCACTACCTTGTAGCCGTGCTTTGCTCCATTAAAAGCATCGCGGGGGATGAACACGTCATAATACATCTTCCTGTCATCAGGGACGACAAACCCATAACTATTGTTATGTTCAA comes from the Calorimonas adulescens genome and includes:
- the smpB gene encoding SsrA-binding protein SmpB; this translates as MHDKGVIHIEDIKIIAQNKKAFHDYFIEGTYEAGIVLSGTEVKSIRMGKVNIRDSYAKVENGEVILYDMHISPYEKGNIFNKDPLRPRKLLLHRREISKLVGYTSREGFTLVPTKVYLKNGLVKVEIAVAKGKKLYDKREAIAEKTLRRETEREFKIKNLY
- the rnr gene encoding ribonuclease R translates to MSIRDKILDYMNEESYKPLSINELMKAFNIQKSEKQQIEKILRDLEKDGKIVKNSKGLYGLPHHMGMVAGKIQGNEKGFGFLIREDGENDIFISSSNMNGAMDGDKVFVKLIGEGQEGKRQEGEVIRILKRAVTRVIGRFEHNNSYGFVVPDDRKMYYDVFIPRDAFNGAKHGYKVVAEITRYPEPRRNPEGRIVKVLGDENDIDTEIMAIIMMYDIEVEFPERVIKQAEAIEDNIKDEDIAGRLDLRDEKIVTIDGEDAKDFDDAVSIKRLDNGNYLLGVHIADVSHYVKEKSAIDKEARKRGTSIYIPGRVIPMLPFKLSNGLCSLKPGEVRLTLSCIMEIDNKGNVVKYDIKESVIKSKERMTYTQVYKILEEEDKDLMTRYDYLVDDFKLMKELALILNRKRLKRGSIEFEIPETQVILDENGCPVDIKKRERNIAHRIIEEFMLVCNETIAEHVFWLRFPFIYRIHENPDIEKLMDFNRFIRNFGLGLKGLASGEIHPRALQELLNKVKDTPEELVISTLLLRSLKQARYSNEHAPHFALAVNYYTHFTSPIRRYPDLEVHRIIKDIINGRMDEKRVRFYEKVLEKIAKVSSEMERVAQSVERDCDDLEKAVYMKDKIGMTFDGVISGVTNFGFFVELQNTVEGLVTLSSLKDDYYHYMDDQHILVGEHTRRIFKIGDKVKVTVSAVNVPRRQIDFVLEDQ